A region from the Cervus elaphus chromosome 10, mCerEla1.1, whole genome shotgun sequence genome encodes:
- the MEFV gene encoding pyrin isoform X1 yields MARTRSDHLLYSLEELLPYDFEKFKFKLQNTSLEKEHTRIPRGQLQTAEPVKLASLLVNHYGEEYAVQLTLQVLRAINQHLLAEELHRVISPECWIQESDTDSSETSGSSGEMKPKSLKTPDGLEGDKQRQSADGAGCPPSSQTEAGRGPQKKPLGKQRDQKGSEGLEVQGKLGARTTTLSSKRSPVLPKVPREKEKGSYPGVRLRRNASSAGRLQGLTSGSFTGSPGRRETKTSEVCLPSGKKRPKSLELTISPEETGPLNPETLLLQEKMNTENPSSATTASQVATLKTGPTATLEKGSRNPEHATTLEGTALRNTPLSVPLAGKTMIGAHLEPTAPAERSGTGALKASSVPHEPSDPEVSPSAGRLQDKAVCPLCRAQEGDLVGGSCVHISCSCSAASRDPEASLSRSSSCPRCQDLLPGKSHGSREWQEGLQMASLNPKNLPQCERHMKQVQLLFCEDHGELICLICRLSQEHRGHRVRPIEEAALEYKEQIQKQLEHLKELRKSGEEQRSQGDKKTVNSLKQAETQKQRIQCQLEQLCQFLEQQERLFMAWLEELGQTIGQVRETYGTRGTRDIALLDKLIGELEAKQCQPEWEFMKDIGVTLHRAKMVTVPELWATPPEVKEKIHLLYQKSEFVEKRMKHFLETLRSEVETFNVNVILEAETIHSNLIFHLL; encoded by the exons ATGGCCAGGACCCGGAGTGACCATCTCCTGTACTCCCTGGAAGAGCTTTTGCCCTATGACTTCGAGAAGTTCAAGTTCAAGCTGCAGAACACCAGCCTGGAGAAGGAGCACACCCGGATCCCCCGGGGCCAACTGCAGACAGCTGAGCCGGTGAAGCTGGCCTCTCTGCTGGTCAACCACTACGGGGAGGAGTACGCGGTGCAGCTGACCCTGCAGGTCCTGAGGGCCATCAACCAGCACCTCCTGGCAGAGGAGCTTCACCGGGTGATCAGCCCAG AGTGTTGGATACAAGAAAGTGACACAGACAGCTCAGAAACGTCGGGTTCCTCTGGGGAGATGAAGCCCAAGAGCCTAAAGACCCCGGATGGCCTGGAAGGTGACAAGCAGCGACAAAGTGCTGATGGGGCTGGCTGCCCACCCTCCAGCCAGACTGAGGCTGGCAGAGGGCCCCAGAAGAAGCCTCTGGGCAAGCAGCGAGATCAGAAAGGCTCTGAGGGCCTGGAGGTGCAGGGCAAGCTGGGGGCCAGGACCACGACTCTGTCTTCCAAGAGAAGCCCCGTCCTCCCCAAGGTGCCAcgggagaaggagaaagggagctATCCAGGTGTCAGGCTGCGGAGGAACGCCAGCTCTGCAGGAAGGCTCCAGGGACTCACCAGCGGGTCATTCACTGGGTCCCCAGGAAGGAGAGAAACAAAGACATCAGAAGTATGTTTACCTTCAGGAAAGAAGCGACCCAAAAGTCTTGAACTTACCATTTCTCCAGAAGAGACAGGACCCCTCAATCCAGAAACTCTTCTGCTTCAGGAGAAAATGAACACTGAGAATCCAAGCTCAGCAACCACTGCCAGCCAAGTGGCCACTCTGAAAACAGGGCCGACCGCGACTCTGGAGAAGGGCTCCAGGAATCCAGAGCATGCCACGACCCTGGAGGGGACAGCACTCAGGAATACACCTCTCAGTGTACCGCTGGCTGGAAAGACGATGATTGGGGCGCATCtagaacccacagctcctgcagaGAGGAGTGGAACTGGGGCTCTGAAGGCTTCCAGTGTGCCCCATGAGCCTTCAGATCCAGAAGTCTCTCCGTCTGCAG GGAGGCTGCAGGACAAGGCAGTGTGTCCTCTCTGCCGTGCCCAGGAAGGAGACCTGGTTGGTGGCAGCTGTgtgcacatctcctgcagctgctCTGCGGCTTCCAGGGACCCTGAGGCCTCACTCAGCCGCTCATCCAGCTGCCCCCGGTGCCAGGACTTGCTCCCAGGGAAGAGCCACGGAAGCCGTGAGTGGCAGGAGGGCCTGCAGATGGCCAGCCTGAACCCCAAGAACCTGCCACAGTGTGAGCGTCACATGAAGCAGGTGCAGCTGCTCTTCTGCGAGGACCATGGGGAGCTCATCTGCCTTATCTGCCGGCTGAGCCAGGAGCACCGGGGCCACCGGGTGCGCCCCATTGAGGAGGCTGCCCTGGAATACAAG gAGCAAATTCAGAAGCAGTTGGAACATCTGAAGGAGTTGAGAAAATCTGGAGAGGAGCAGAGATCTCAGGGGGATAAGAAAACAGTGAACTCCCTG AAACAAGCTGAAACCCAGAAGCAGAGAATCCAGTGCCAGTTGGAGCAGCTGTGCCAGTTTTTAGAGCAGCAGGAGCGGCTCTTTATGGCCTGGCTAGAGGAACTGGGCCAGACCATCGGCCAGGTTAGGGAGACGTACGGCACCCGAGGGACGAGAGACATCGCCCTTCTCGACAAGCTGATTGGGGAGCTGGAGGCCAAGCAGTGCCAGCCAGAGTGGGAGTTTATGAAG GACATTGGAGTCACCTTGCACAG GGCCAAGATGGTGACTGTCCCTGAGCTGTGGGCCACGCCACCAGAGGTGAAAGAGAAGATCCACCTGCTCTACCAGAAATCAGAGTTTGTTGAGAAGCGCATGAAGCACTTCTTGG AGACCCTGCGCTCAGAAGTGGAAACGTTCAATG TTAATGTGATTCTGGAAGCAGAAACTATCCACTCCAACCTCATCTTTCATCTTCTCTGA
- the MEFV gene encoding pyrin isoform X2 yields MARTRSDHLLYSLEELLPYDFEKFKFKLQNTSLEKEHTRIPRGQLQTAEPVKLASLLVNHYGEEYAVQLTLQVLRAINQHLLAEELHRVISPECWIQESDTDSSETSGSSGEMKPKSLKTPDGLEGDKQRQSADGAGCPPSSQTEAGRGPQKKPLGKQRDQKGSEGLEVQGKLGARTTTLSSKRSPVLPKVPREKEKGSYPGVRLRRNASSAGRLQGLTSGSFTGSPGRRETKTSEVCLPSGKKRPKSLELTISPEETGPLNPETLLLQEKMNTENPSSATTASQVATLKTGPTATLEKGSRNPEHATTLEGTALRNTPLSVPLAGKTMIGAHLEPTAPAERSGTGALKASSVPHEPSDPEVSPSAGRLQDKAVCPLCRAQEGDLVGGSCVHISCSCSAASRDPEASLSRSSSCPRCQDLLPGKSHGSREWQEGLQMASLNPKNLPQCERHMKQVQLLFCEDHGELICLICRLSQEHRGHRVRPIEEAALEYKEQIQKQLEHLKELRKSGEEQRSQGDKKTVNSLKQAETQKQRIQCQLEQLCQFLEQQERLFMAWLEELGQTIGQVRETYGTRGTRDIALLDKLIGELEAKQCQPEWEFMKDIGVTLHRAKMVTVPELWATPPEVKEKIHLLYQKSEFVEKRMKHFLETLRSEVETFNVAELIGGQAP; encoded by the exons ATGGCCAGGACCCGGAGTGACCATCTCCTGTACTCCCTGGAAGAGCTTTTGCCCTATGACTTCGAGAAGTTCAAGTTCAAGCTGCAGAACACCAGCCTGGAGAAGGAGCACACCCGGATCCCCCGGGGCCAACTGCAGACAGCTGAGCCGGTGAAGCTGGCCTCTCTGCTGGTCAACCACTACGGGGAGGAGTACGCGGTGCAGCTGACCCTGCAGGTCCTGAGGGCCATCAACCAGCACCTCCTGGCAGAGGAGCTTCACCGGGTGATCAGCCCAG AGTGTTGGATACAAGAAAGTGACACAGACAGCTCAGAAACGTCGGGTTCCTCTGGGGAGATGAAGCCCAAGAGCCTAAAGACCCCGGATGGCCTGGAAGGTGACAAGCAGCGACAAAGTGCTGATGGGGCTGGCTGCCCACCCTCCAGCCAGACTGAGGCTGGCAGAGGGCCCCAGAAGAAGCCTCTGGGCAAGCAGCGAGATCAGAAAGGCTCTGAGGGCCTGGAGGTGCAGGGCAAGCTGGGGGCCAGGACCACGACTCTGTCTTCCAAGAGAAGCCCCGTCCTCCCCAAGGTGCCAcgggagaaggagaaagggagctATCCAGGTGTCAGGCTGCGGAGGAACGCCAGCTCTGCAGGAAGGCTCCAGGGACTCACCAGCGGGTCATTCACTGGGTCCCCAGGAAGGAGAGAAACAAAGACATCAGAAGTATGTTTACCTTCAGGAAAGAAGCGACCCAAAAGTCTTGAACTTACCATTTCTCCAGAAGAGACAGGACCCCTCAATCCAGAAACTCTTCTGCTTCAGGAGAAAATGAACACTGAGAATCCAAGCTCAGCAACCACTGCCAGCCAAGTGGCCACTCTGAAAACAGGGCCGACCGCGACTCTGGAGAAGGGCTCCAGGAATCCAGAGCATGCCACGACCCTGGAGGGGACAGCACTCAGGAATACACCTCTCAGTGTACCGCTGGCTGGAAAGACGATGATTGGGGCGCATCtagaacccacagctcctgcagaGAGGAGTGGAACTGGGGCTCTGAAGGCTTCCAGTGTGCCCCATGAGCCTTCAGATCCAGAAGTCTCTCCGTCTGCAG GGAGGCTGCAGGACAAGGCAGTGTGTCCTCTCTGCCGTGCCCAGGAAGGAGACCTGGTTGGTGGCAGCTGTgtgcacatctcctgcagctgctCTGCGGCTTCCAGGGACCCTGAGGCCTCACTCAGCCGCTCATCCAGCTGCCCCCGGTGCCAGGACTTGCTCCCAGGGAAGAGCCACGGAAGCCGTGAGTGGCAGGAGGGCCTGCAGATGGCCAGCCTGAACCCCAAGAACCTGCCACAGTGTGAGCGTCACATGAAGCAGGTGCAGCTGCTCTTCTGCGAGGACCATGGGGAGCTCATCTGCCTTATCTGCCGGCTGAGCCAGGAGCACCGGGGCCACCGGGTGCGCCCCATTGAGGAGGCTGCCCTGGAATACAAG gAGCAAATTCAGAAGCAGTTGGAACATCTGAAGGAGTTGAGAAAATCTGGAGAGGAGCAGAGATCTCAGGGGGATAAGAAAACAGTGAACTCCCTG AAACAAGCTGAAACCCAGAAGCAGAGAATCCAGTGCCAGTTGGAGCAGCTGTGCCAGTTTTTAGAGCAGCAGGAGCGGCTCTTTATGGCCTGGCTAGAGGAACTGGGCCAGACCATCGGCCAGGTTAGGGAGACGTACGGCACCCGAGGGACGAGAGACATCGCCCTTCTCGACAAGCTGATTGGGGAGCTGGAGGCCAAGCAGTGCCAGCCAGAGTGGGAGTTTATGAAG GACATTGGAGTCACCTTGCACAG GGCCAAGATGGTGACTGTCCCTGAGCTGTGGGCCACGCCACCAGAGGTGAAAGAGAAGATCCACCTGCTCTACCAGAAATCAGAGTTTGTTGAGAAGCGCATGAAGCACTTCTTGG AGACCCTGCGCTCAGAAGTGGAAACGTTCAATG TTGCAGAACTGATTGGTGGTCAGGCACCCTGA